The Opitutaceae bacterium genome has a window encoding:
- a CDS encoding response regulator, with the protein MPSILIVDDLVSIHEMLEAVIEPTGFSTAFATDGEKGLARYKAEKFDLVLADIDMKPMDGITLLRNLKIYDPTAVVTIMTAYASTDSAIQALKYGAFDYLQKPFKVDELIKTLKRALEFREATRSRASGAIQSAAGDEIESRIVGRSPAIRRLVQQIRKLVDSRTPLLLQGEIGCGKGTIAEVIHAARHPDEAPLVRIDCSLSSDEGFRAGLLGENGCGGSWIGEASGGTLYLENLQSLPEAFQTELVSVLRGRSAEFSLICSSTVDLEQLVDEGRFNDELFFRVAALPLIVPPLRDRTEDIPLLIKALLAQCANPLFEGNQIEFTKDALHTMTSYYWPGNLAEFNQVVSKVVAASESRLISSRQLPQRLRDLSDWPSLDDYVSGQEREYISMVLHTCRNDVEQAAQILKCDPSRIGAPAAAPAAG; encoded by the coding sequence ATGCCTTCGATCCTGATAGTTGATGATCTCGTCTCAATCCACGAGATGCTGGAGGCGGTCATCGAGCCGACCGGCTTTTCGACCGCCTTCGCCACGGACGGGGAGAAGGGCCTGGCCCGCTACAAGGCGGAGAAGTTCGATCTGGTCCTGGCGGACATCGACATGAAGCCGATGGACGGGATCACCCTCCTGCGCAACCTCAAGATCTATGATCCGACCGCGGTTGTCACGATCATGACGGCCTACGCGAGCACGGACAGCGCCATCCAGGCGCTGAAGTACGGCGCCTTTGATTACCTGCAGAAGCCGTTCAAGGTGGACGAATTGATCAAGACGTTGAAACGGGCGCTGGAGTTCCGGGAGGCCACCCGCAGCCGCGCTTCGGGCGCGATCCAGTCGGCTGCCGGCGACGAAATCGAGAGTCGCATCGTCGGCCGCAGTCCGGCCATTCGGCGTCTGGTGCAACAGATTCGAAAGCTGGTGGACAGCCGGACCCCGCTTCTTCTGCAGGGAGAAATCGGTTGTGGCAAGGGAACCATCGCGGAGGTCATCCACGCTGCACGCCATCCCGATGAAGCACCGCTCGTGCGCATCGATTGCTCCCTGAGTTCGGATGAAGGCTTCCGCGCCGGGTTGCTCGGCGAGAATGGCTGCGGAGGTTCGTGGATCGGGGAAGCCAGCGGCGGCACCCTCTATCTGGAGAATCTGCAATCCCTGCCGGAAGCTTTTCAGACCGAACTGGTCAGCGTCCTGCGTGGACGGTCGGCGGAGTTCAGTCTCATCTGTTCCTCGACAGTCGACCTGGAACAGCTCGTGGACGAGGGGCGTTTCAATGATGAGTTGTTCTTTCGGGTGGCGGCTCTCCCGCTGATTGTACCGCCTCTGCGGGATCGGACCGAGGATATTCCTCTCCTGATCAAGGCCCTCCTCGCCCAGTGCGCCAATCCGCTCTTCGAGGGCAACCAGATCGAGTTCACCAAGGATGCCCTGCATACGATGACCTCGTATTACTGGCCAGGCAACCTGGCCGAGTTCAACCAGGTCGTTTCCAAGGTCGTCGCCGCTTCGGAATCCCGTCTGATCTCGTCGCGTCAACTGCCCCAGCGCCTGCGCGACCTCTCGGACTGGCCGTCCCTTGACGACTACGTGAGCGGGCAGGAGCGCGAATACATCAGCATGGTCCTCCATACCTGCCGCAACGACGTTGAGCAGGCGGCGCAGATCCTCAAATGCGATCCATCCCGGATCGGCGCCCCGGCCGCGGCCCCCGCGGCGGGTTGA
- a CDS encoding type II secretion system F family protein — protein sequence MAFLSTSSNVLTASSSSGKSAGRSSSRTPQALAKQKAVQKRSKTYKLKLQDLAVFTQQLASMLEAGLPLVNALEALQEQTENPVFQVIIRDVRNDIAAGNSFSDSVRKYPNCFPPLFISMIEAGEASGGLAEILGKVAVYFESTVKLVKKVKSAMTYPIAVIGLAIILVNVLLIFVIPVFAEMFQDFGAKLPTPTQALIDLSDWLKGNFFYLAAVCFVAYKLWLRFIKTPKGRTVKDRMLLRVPIFGNLLLKIALSRFCRTYATLMRSGVPILRTLEIVASSSNKVQIEVACGEISKHISAGGQVSEILATNTFFPPMMKHMVKAGEATGNVDGMMEKIADFYDTESETIIASLTSLIEPMLIVFLGVVVGGIVMAMFLPIFQLSSVAGGL from the coding sequence ATGGCCTTTCTCTCGACTTCATCCAACGTTCTTACCGCCTCATCCTCCTCCGGCAAGAGTGCAGGCCGCAGTTCCAGCCGCACGCCGCAGGCGCTGGCCAAGCAGAAGGCTGTTCAGAAGCGCTCCAAGACCTACAAGCTCAAGCTGCAGGATCTGGCGGTCTTCACCCAGCAGCTCGCCTCGATGCTCGAGGCCGGTCTGCCCTTGGTGAACGCTTTGGAAGCGTTGCAGGAACAGACGGAAAACCCGGTCTTTCAGGTCATCATCCGCGACGTCCGCAACGATATCGCAGCGGGCAATTCGTTTTCGGACTCGGTGAGGAAGTATCCGAATTGTTTCCCGCCGCTCTTCATCTCGATGATCGAGGCGGGTGAGGCCAGCGGCGGTCTGGCTGAGATTCTCGGCAAGGTTGCCGTATACTTCGAATCGACGGTCAAACTGGTCAAGAAGGTCAAATCGGCCATGACCTACCCGATTGCCGTCATCGGTCTGGCCATCATTCTGGTCAACGTCCTGCTGATTTTCGTCATCCCGGTCTTTGCGGAGATGTTCCAGGATTTCGGAGCCAAGCTGCCGACGCCGACCCAGGCCCTGATCGACCTGAGCGACTGGTTGAAGGGCAATTTCTTCTATCTGGCGGCGGTCTGTTTTGTGGCCTACAAGCTTTGGTTGCGCTTCATCAAAACGCCGAAAGGCCGCACGGTGAAGGACCGGATGCTGCTGCGGGTGCCCATTTTCGGCAATCTCCTGCTCAAGATCGCCCTGTCCCGATTCTGCCGCACCTACGCCACCCTCATGCGCAGTGGCGTGCCCATCCTGCGCACCCTGGAAATCGTGGCCTCGAGCAGCAACAAGGTGCAGATCGAAGTGGCCTGCGGCGAGATATCCAAGCATATCAGTGCCGGCGGTCAGGTCTCGGAAATCCTGGCTACCAACACCTTCTTCCCGCCGATGATGAAGCACATGGTCAAGGCGGGAGAGGCGACCGGCAATGTGGACGGAATGATGGAGAAGATCGCCGATTTTTATGACACGGAATCCGAAACCATCATTGCCTCACTCACTTCGCTGATCGAGCCGATGCTCATTGTCTTCCTCGGCGTGGTTGTCGGCGGCATCGTCATGGCGATGTTCCTGCCCATTTTCCAGTTGTCCTCGGTCGCCGGCGGTCTCTGA
- a CDS encoding RsmE family RNA methyltransferase, translated as MNLILFEPEELGHPLPLKDPRAIHVIKVLRRAPGEPFDAGLINGPRGKACFHTRSDAGLELEFTPAAAPADSEPITLLVGLPRPQTARKILQEATSMGVRTIHFHLTARADPGYARSTLWTSGEYRRHLITGAEQAFTTRLPGLTHGRPLEEVLAALDDAPTRLALDNYEAAGPLFDAPLNGGQTVLAVGSERGWVRAERQALVSAGFQLVHLGERVLRTETAVVAGLAILRARLGL; from the coding sequence ATGAACCTCATCCTCTTTGAGCCCGAAGAACTCGGACACCCCCTGCCCCTGAAGGACCCGCGGGCGATTCACGTCATCAAGGTCCTCCGAAGAGCCCCCGGGGAGCCGTTCGACGCCGGATTGATCAATGGTCCCAGGGGAAAAGCCTGCTTCCACACGCGTTCCGATGCAGGTCTCGAATTGGAGTTCACACCGGCGGCGGCCCCCGCAGATTCCGAGCCGATCACGCTCCTCGTCGGCCTGCCCCGGCCCCAAACCGCCCGGAAAATCCTCCAGGAGGCGACTTCAATGGGGGTCCGGACAATCCATTTCCATCTGACCGCCCGGGCTGACCCCGGCTATGCCCGGAGCACCCTCTGGACCTCGGGCGAATACCGCCGCCATCTCATCACCGGCGCCGAACAGGCTTTCACCACCCGGCTCCCTGGCCTGACCCACGGGCGCCCGCTCGAGGAGGTGCTGGCGGCACTCGACGATGCCCCCACCCGCCTCGCTCTCGACAACTATGAAGCGGCCGGACCTCTTTTCGATGCACCGCTCAATGGCGGCCAGACGGTTCTCGCCGTCGGGTCCGAACGCGGATGGGTCCGAGCCGAACGCCAGGCCCTTGTCAGCGCCGGTTTTCAGCTCGTCCACCTCGGCGAACGGGTCCTGCGTACCGAGACCGCCGTCGTGGCGGGTCTGGCCATCCTCAGAGCGCGGCTGGGACTGTAG
- a CDS encoding RsmD family RNA methyltransferase — protein MRVTGGGARGIPLRVPARGAIRPAMDSLRERVFSSLGPVIVGARVLDLFAGTGSYGLEALSRGADSAVFVERDRGALGCLKENLAAVEKSLGRPSGSGTIVPSDVLKWRPGPDGFFDIIFADPPFTEMDRVLGPLFGLLGEKGIAREHSLLVLEVPGQREPGGKGWQLERRIGKGRDQPTCCLFRRVG, from the coding sequence ATGCGGGTGACGGGAGGAGGAGCCCGGGGGATTCCGTTGAGGGTTCCGGCCCGCGGGGCGATCCGTCCCGCCATGGACAGCCTGCGGGAGCGGGTCTTTTCCAGTCTCGGTCCGGTGATTGTGGGTGCCCGGGTGCTCGATCTTTTCGCCGGGACCGGGTCCTACGGCCTGGAGGCGCTCAGCCGGGGGGCGGATTCGGCCGTTTTTGTTGAGCGGGACCGGGGCGCGCTTGGCTGCCTGAAGGAGAATCTGGCGGCGGTGGAAAAGAGTCTGGGACGACCTTCCGGAAGCGGAACGATCGTCCCTTCCGATGTCCTCAAGTGGCGGCCGGGTCCGGACGGGTTTTTTGACATCATTTTCGCGGATCCTCCGTTCACGGAAATGGATCGGGTGCTCGGACCGCTCTTCGGGCTGCTTGGCGAAAAAGGGATTGCCCGGGAGCACAGTCTCCTGGTTTTGGAAGTTCCGGGACAGCGCGAGCCCGGCGGAAAGGGCTGGCAGTTGGAAAGGCGCATCGGAAAAGGCCGCGACCAGCCGACCTGTTGTCTGTTCCGGAGGGTGGGTTGA
- a CDS encoding ABC transporter permease produces the protein MNQVTRALESIGDTVILAVRTLGYLGTLPRQFHRLIDQAYLIGYTTLPIVVILSFFIGSVLALQTGYSLKAFGAQDFIGAVVGLSMARELGPVMVSILLAGRVGSAVTAELASMQVYQEVDALRTMNIPPERILVLPRIIAVLFMMPVLTIVGNVVGWIGGAVVAVYVPLVGTGWDAYFQSLRATVGFRDISDGLIKAEIFGFFVILVACQIGLNTRGGPREIGSSVTRSVVVSLILILVLDYFVTRALL, from the coding sequence ATGAACCAGGTTACCCGAGCTCTCGAATCGATCGGTGACACCGTGATCCTCGCGGTGCGGACGCTCGGGTATCTGGGGACCCTGCCGCGTCAATTCCACCGTCTCATCGACCAGGCCTACCTGATCGGCTACACCACGCTTCCGATCGTTGTCATCCTGAGTTTCTTCATTGGCAGCGTCCTCGCCCTTCAGACCGGCTACAGCCTGAAGGCTTTCGGGGCCCAGGATTTCATCGGCGCCGTGGTCGGCCTCTCCATGGCCCGCGAACTCGGCCCAGTCATGGTCTCCATCCTTCTCGCCGGGCGGGTGGGCTCGGCCGTGACCGCCGAACTCGCCTCGATGCAGGTCTATCAGGAAGTCGATGCCCTCCGGACCATGAACATCCCGCCGGAGCGGATTCTCGTTCTTCCCCGGATCATCGCCGTCCTCTTCATGATGCCCGTCCTGACCATTGTCGGCAATGTCGTGGGCTGGATCGGGGGCGCCGTCGTCGCCGTCTACGTCCCGCTGGTCGGAACCGGCTGGGACGCCTACTTCCAGAGCCTGCGCGCCACCGTGGGCTTCCGGGACATCAGCGACGGCCTGATCAAAGCGGAAATCTTCGGATTCTTCGTCATCCTCGTCGCCTGCCAGATCGGTCTCAATACCCGCGGCGGCCCCCGGGAGATCGGGAGCTCCGTCACCCGGTCGGTGGTCGTTTCCCTCATCCTGATCCTCGTGCTGGACTATTTCGTGACCCGCGCCCTGCTCTGA
- a CDS encoding ATP-binding cassette domain-containing protein, whose product MTTATDTKHPKPAGRAVGLEVSGLNKVYGDHTVLTDINLTVAPGEVFVIMGPSGSGKSVLLKHMIGLEQPTSGTVTIDGQSVADPATLTDLRATLVFQAGALFNSMSVFDNLALYPTEHRIGDRESIREKVMDTLRILSLEQAAGKFPSELSGGMRKRVAIARALVMEPQLILYDEPTSELDPIMAATISEIIACLREQTHITSVVVSHDRDLSLTVADRVALMQDGRIHLVDTPEGFRKSTDPVVTEFLNPKIDLANPRYKAKE is encoded by the coding sequence ATGACGACCGCCACCGACACGAAACACCCCAAGCCCGCCGGCCGGGCCGTCGGGCTCGAAGTCTCCGGCCTGAACAAGGTCTACGGCGACCACACCGTTCTGACCGACATCAACCTGACCGTCGCGCCCGGCGAGGTATTCGTGATCATGGGACCCAGCGGTTCCGGCAAGAGCGTCCTGCTCAAACACATGATCGGCCTCGAACAACCGACCTCGGGTACCGTGACCATCGACGGCCAATCCGTGGCCGACCCCGCCACCCTGACCGACCTCCGGGCCACCCTCGTTTTCCAGGCCGGCGCGCTCTTCAACTCGATGAGCGTCTTCGACAACCTCGCCCTCTACCCGACCGAGCACCGGATCGGCGACCGGGAAAGCATCCGGGAAAAAGTGATGGACACCCTGCGCATCCTCTCCCTCGAGCAAGCCGCCGGCAAATTCCCCTCCGAACTGAGCGGCGGCATGCGCAAGCGCGTCGCCATCGCCCGCGCCCTCGTGATGGAGCCCCAGCTCATTCTTTACGACGAACCGACCAGCGAGCTCGACCCGATCATGGCCGCGACGATCAGCGAGATCATCGCCTGCCTGCGCGAACAGACCCACATCACTTCGGTCGTCGTCTCCCATGACCGCGACCTTTCCCTGACCGTCGCCGACCGGGTCGCCCTAATGCAGGATGGAAGAATCCATCTGGTGGATACGCCCGAGGGCTTCCGCAAGTCGACCGATCCGGTGGTCACCGAATTTCTCAATCCAAAGATCGATCTCGCGAATCCGCGATACAAAGCGAAGGAATAA
- a CDS encoding MlaD family protein, producing the protein MSTSMQSVRVGLFFLLGLALIWVVFEALGHKPVFGDKGYELVGRFQSLKQLKPGDEIRMAGVKIGTVSATRLGEGAVEAVLTIDSGVSIPADCVGQIAAAGLLGNSYLSLNLGTSSLGAYKPGDTLQTIEAIDLNDVLTKIGRFSEKLDGMMDNLSTGLGGLTGGDGAGLFANLNGMVEDNRENLTAAVANLREVSEKINQGEGTVGRLLNDPALYDQVLAAIEDIRQASENASKLTADAADIFATIREGKGVVGTLVYNEETRAQIEATLSNVREITDKLNSGEGTLGKLIADGSLFDDAKSTLQKVDTALDSFSDQGPITAVGVGAQVLF; encoded by the coding sequence ATGAGCACCAGCATGCAATCCGTCCGCGTCGGCCTCTTCTTTCTTCTCGGCCTCGCCCTCATCTGGGTTGTCTTCGAGGCCCTCGGCCACAAACCGGTCTTCGGCGACAAGGGCTACGAACTGGTCGGCCGCTTCCAGAGCCTCAAGCAGCTGAAACCCGGAGACGAGATCCGCATGGCCGGAGTCAAGATCGGCACGGTCTCCGCCACCCGCCTCGGGGAGGGCGCGGTCGAAGCCGTCCTGACCATCGACAGCGGGGTCTCCATTCCCGCCGATTGCGTCGGCCAGATCGCGGCGGCCGGCCTTCTCGGCAACAGCTACCTCTCCCTCAACCTCGGGACGTCCTCTCTCGGGGCCTATAAACCCGGCGATACCCTTCAGACGATCGAAGCGATCGACTTGAATGATGTCCTGACCAAGATCGGCCGCTTCAGCGAGAAGCTCGACGGCATGATGGACAATCTCAGCACCGGGCTGGGTGGATTGACCGGCGGCGATGGAGCCGGCCTCTTCGCCAATCTCAATGGGATGGTCGAGGACAACCGGGAAAACCTCACCGCCGCCGTGGCCAACCTCCGCGAGGTTTCCGAGAAGATCAACCAGGGAGAAGGCACCGTCGGCCGGCTCCTCAATGACCCGGCGCTTTACGACCAGGTCCTCGCCGCGATCGAGGACATCCGGCAGGCTTCCGAGAACGCCTCAAAACTGACCGCCGATGCCGCCGACATCTTTGCCACCATCCGCGAAGGCAAAGGGGTGGTCGGCACCCTCGTCTACAATGAGGAGACCCGGGCCCAGATCGAAGCCACCCTCTCCAACGTCCGCGAAATCACCGACAAGCTCAATTCGGGTGAGGGCACCCTCGGAAAGCTCATCGCCGACGGCTCACTCTTCGACGACGCCAAGAGCACCCTGCAGAAAGTGGATACCGCCCTCGACAGCTTCAGCGACCAGGGACCGATCACCGCGGTCGGCGTCGGCGCCCAGGTGCTCTTCTGA
- the msrA gene encoding peptide-methionine (S)-S-oxide reductase MsrA — MIRTSAIFLLFLGAALAACAKTSSKTQGAGKDGSLDGLAVATFASGCFWCVEAIYESVNGVHEAVSGYSGGESKDPSYRNKGGHAESVQVYYDPKVVSFADLIEVYFNSQDPTQVNGQGNDRGAAYRSIIFYRTPEEKQIAEKAKADLAASGKYDRPIAAEIQPFVHFKEAEDYHQDFERNNPDNPYVQNVSIPRLERFKQQCPALIKK, encoded by the coding sequence ATGATCCGAACATCCGCCATTTTCCTGCTCTTCCTCGGCGCCGCCCTGGCTGCCTGTGCCAAGACTTCCTCCAAGACCCAGGGGGCCGGTAAGGACGGGAGTCTCGACGGCCTGGCTGTCGCCACCTTCGCCTCCGGCTGCTTCTGGTGCGTCGAGGCGATCTACGAAAGCGTCAACGGCGTCCATGAGGCCGTTTCGGGATATTCCGGGGGAGAGAGCAAAGACCCGAGCTACCGGAACAAGGGAGGGCACGCCGAAAGCGTCCAGGTCTATTATGATCCGAAGGTCGTCAGCTTCGCTGACCTGATCGAGGTCTATTTCAACTCCCAGGACCCCACCCAAGTCAACGGCCAAGGCAACGATCGGGGCGCCGCCTACCGTTCGATCATCTTCTACCGGACACCGGAGGAGAAGCAGATCGCCGAGAAGGCCAAGGCGGACCTGGCCGCCTCAGGGAAATACGACCGGCCGATTGCCGCGGAGATTCAGCCTTTCGTCCACTTCAAGGAAGCGGAGGATTACCATCAGGATTTTGAACGCAACAACCCGGACAATCCCTACGTGCAAAACGTCTCAATCCCCCGCCTCGAACGATTCAAGCAGCAGTGCCCGGCACTGATCAAGAAATAG
- a CDS encoding sugar phosphate isomerase/epimerase family protein: MKIGICMSPEALAMIPHPAFDYVEANVQSFLKPDQPDEVFESNRRLAASLALPIPAANCFLPADLRVTGPAIDYGRLERYADTAFRRAAQVGIGVIVFGSGGARKLPEGLSRDEGLAQFIEANRRIVPLAERHGVTVVIEPLSRTECNFINSLADGAQVVDAVNHPHIRLLTDFYHMLREDESPDEIRRFGHLLHHAHLAEKAERTVPGVKGDDFRPFMAALKAAGYERLISIEGNWSSLPDQQAAAVGEVRRQWAIS, encoded by the coding sequence ATGAAAATCGGCATCTGCATGTCGCCGGAGGCGTTGGCGATGATCCCCCATCCGGCCTTTGATTACGTCGAGGCCAATGTTCAGTCGTTCCTCAAGCCGGATCAACCGGACGAAGTCTTTGAGAGCAACCGGAGGCTGGCGGCGTCGCTGGCTCTCCCGATCCCGGCGGCCAATTGCTTCCTGCCGGCCGACCTGAGGGTGACGGGTCCGGCCATCGATTATGGACGCCTGGAACGGTACGCCGACACGGCGTTTCGGCGCGCGGCACAGGTCGGCATCGGGGTGATTGTTTTCGGCAGCGGCGGCGCCCGGAAGCTGCCCGAGGGGCTGTCCCGTGACGAGGGGCTGGCCCAGTTCATCGAGGCGAACCGGCGGATCGTACCCCTGGCCGAGCGTCACGGGGTCACCGTGGTGATCGAGCCGCTCAGCCGGACAGAGTGCAATTTCATCAATTCGCTGGCGGACGGGGCGCAGGTGGTGGACGCGGTGAATCATCCGCACATTCGGTTGCTGACGGACTTCTATCACATGCTCCGGGAGGACGAATCTCCCGACGAGATCCGCCGGTTTGGACACCTCCTGCACCATGCCCATCTGGCAGAGAAAGCCGAACGGACGGTGCCCGGGGTCAAAGGTGACGATTTCCGTCCGTTCATGGCGGCGCTGAAGGCGGCCGGTTATGAGCGACTCATCTCGATCGAGGGCAATTGGAGCTCATTGCCTGACCAGCAGGCTGCCGCGGTGGGAGAGGTGCGGCGGCAGTGGGCTATTTCTTGA
- a CDS encoding sugar phosphate isomerase/epimerase → MKLNQVAAQLYTIREFTRTPADIAASMKKIREIGYTSVQVSGMGPIDEAELVRILEGEGLTCCATHENGDIIRKTPEVVVERLKKLGCKYTAYPYPAGVEFSNPEHVRSLAADLDKAGAVLREAGQVLGYHNHAIEFLRVGGKTLLETIYATTDPKNLVGEIDTYWVQYGGGDPVDWCNRLAGRLPLIHLKDYGYLPENKPVFAEIGYGNLDFKRIVAAAEKAGCEWFIVEQDTCPGDPFVSLKKSYDYIAANLVEK, encoded by the coding sequence ATGAAACTCAATCAAGTCGCCGCCCAACTCTATACCATTCGGGAGTTCACGAGGACCCCGGCCGACATCGCGGCATCGATGAAGAAGATCCGGGAGATCGGATACACGTCGGTCCAGGTCAGCGGAATGGGACCGATCGACGAGGCCGAACTTGTCAGGATTCTCGAGGGTGAAGGCCTGACCTGCTGCGCCACCCACGAGAACGGCGACATCATCCGCAAGACTCCCGAAGTGGTGGTTGAGCGCTTGAAGAAGCTCGGCTGCAAGTACACGGCCTATCCCTATCCGGCGGGGGTGGAGTTCTCCAATCCGGAGCACGTGCGTTCCCTCGCGGCCGATCTGGACAAGGCGGGTGCGGTTCTCCGTGAGGCGGGTCAGGTGCTCGGTTACCACAATCACGCGATTGAGTTTCTCCGGGTCGGGGGGAAGACCCTGCTCGAGACGATTTACGCGACGACCGACCCGAAGAACCTGGTCGGGGAGATCGACACCTACTGGGTGCAGTATGGCGGTGGCGACCCGGTGGACTGGTGCAACCGGTTGGCCGGTCGCCTGCCCCTCATTCACCTGAAGGACTACGGCTACCTGCCGGAGAACAAGCCGGTCTTTGCCGAGATCGGTTACGGCAACCTCGATTTCAAGCGTATCGTGGCGGCGGCAGAAAAGGCGGGCTGCGAATGGTTCATCGTCGAACAGGACACCTGCCCGGGCGATCCCTTTGTGTCACTGAAGAAGAGCTACGATTATATCGCGGCCAACCTGGTCGAGAAGTAA
- a CDS encoding Gfo/Idh/MocA family oxidoreductase, with translation MKQVRLGIVGLGNMGSVHARSILDRRIDRATLVAVCDTDPDRLKPFPELRHFASADAMIASGEVDAVIVATPHYDHTTIGAASLRAGLHTLVEKPISVHKADAERLIAAYTDKKLVFAAMFNQRTDPHYTKVREMIRSGELGKVRRINWIITTWFRPENYYASGGWRATWAGEGGGVLLNQCPHNLDLYQWLFGMPDRVRGFCQFGRFHQIEVEDDVTAYFEYNDGTTGVFITSTGEAPGTNRLEIAAERGRVVIDERGISFTRNVIPASEFSRTSDTLFGKPDTWDITIPVKGNGGQHNEIIQNFVDAILDGKQLLAPAVEGIHSVELGNAILHSAFTGKTVELPLNGRAYEQRLKKLIAESKPRRKKKVKKSVAADMSKSFTS, from the coding sequence ATGAAGCAGGTAAGACTCGGCATCGTTGGTCTGGGCAATATGGGTTCGGTTCATGCCCGGAGTATCCTCGACAGGAGAATCGACCGGGCAACCCTGGTCGCGGTCTGTGATACCGATCCCGACCGCCTGAAGCCTTTTCCCGAGCTCAGGCATTTTGCCTCGGCCGATGCGATGATCGCTTCCGGCGAGGTCGACGCGGTCATCGTGGCGACCCCGCACTACGATCACACCACCATCGGTGCGGCGTCACTCAGAGCCGGTCTGCACACCCTGGTCGAGAAGCCGATTTCCGTGCACAAGGCGGATGCCGAGCGGCTGATCGCCGCCTATACGGACAAGAAGCTGGTCTTCGCGGCCATGTTCAATCAGCGGACGGATCCCCACTACACCAAGGTCCGCGAGATGATCCGCAGCGGGGAACTGGGCAAGGTTCGCCGGATCAACTGGATCATCACCACCTGGTTCCGTCCGGAGAATTATTACGCGTCCGGTGGTTGGCGGGCCACCTGGGCCGGCGAGGGGGGCGGCGTGCTCCTCAACCAGTGCCCGCACAATCTCGACCTTTACCAATGGCTCTTCGGGATGCCGGACCGGGTCCGTGGTTTTTGCCAGTTCGGCCGCTTCCACCAGATCGAGGTCGAGGACGATGTGACCGCCTACTTCGAATACAACGACGGGACGACCGGCGTTTTCATCACCTCGACCGGTGAAGCCCCGGGCACGAACCGCCTCGAGATCGCGGCGGAACGCGGGCGGGTGGTCATCGATGAACGGGGGATCTCCTTTACCCGCAACGTCATCCCCGCCTCCGAGTTCAGCCGGACGTCGGACACGCTGTTCGGCAAACCGGATACCTGGGACATCACCATCCCGGTCAAGGGTAACGGCGGACAGCACAATGAGATCATTCAGAATTTCGTCGATGCCATCCTCGATGGAAAACAACTCCTAGCCCCAGCGGTCGAAGGCATCCACTCGGTTGAACTGGGCAATGCCATTCTGCACTCCGCCTTCACCGGCAAGACGGTGGAACTCCCGCTCAACGGTCGCGCTTACGAGCAGCGTTTGAAGAAGCTGATCGCCGAGTCAAAACCCCGCCGCAAGAAAAAGGTGAAGAAGTCGGTCGCCGCGGACATGTCCAAGTCATTCACCTCCTGA